Proteins encoded together in one Cellulomonas gilvus ATCC 13127 window:
- a CDS encoding TetR/AcrR family transcriptional regulator has translation MTETRRERLNRERVLQAAVELADREGLEAVSMRALADALDVVPMALYKHVAGKEQLLDGMVDRVIAEIDAPAPGVGWRTALRARVLSARAMLTRHPWARRALETRTTRTPAVLHHLDTTIGILRSGGFPDPLTHDLMHAFGSRMWGFTQELFEAAPAPPPDPAALAALAARYPNVAAVAGVASHDEGTVVGPGCDDQREFEFALDLMLDAFARLAPGASHT, from the coding sequence ATGACCGAGACCCGGCGCGAGCGCCTCAACCGCGAGCGCGTGCTGCAGGCCGCGGTCGAGCTCGCGGACCGCGAGGGGCTCGAGGCGGTGAGCATGCGCGCTCTCGCGGACGCGCTCGACGTGGTGCCCATGGCGCTCTACAAGCACGTCGCGGGCAAGGAGCAGCTGCTCGACGGCATGGTGGACCGCGTGATCGCGGAGATCGACGCCCCCGCACCGGGCGTCGGCTGGCGCACGGCGCTGCGGGCCCGCGTGCTGTCCGCGCGCGCCATGCTCACGCGCCACCCCTGGGCGCGCCGCGCGCTCGAGACCCGCACCACGCGCACCCCTGCGGTGCTGCACCACCTCGACACGACCATCGGCATCCTGCGCTCGGGCGGCTTCCCGGACCCCCTCACGCACGACCTGATGCACGCGTTCGGCAGCCGCATGTGGGGCTTCACGCAGGAGCTGTTCGAGGCCGCGCCCGCTCCCCCGCCCGACCCGGCGGCGCTCGCCGCGCTCGCCGCCCGCTACCCGAACGTCGCGGCCGTGGCGGGCGTCGCCTCGCACGACGAGGGCACGGTCGTCGGCCCCGGGTGCGACGACCAGCGCGAGTTCGAGTTCGCGCTGGACCTCATGCTCGACGCGTTCGCCCGGCTCGCCCCCGGCGCCTCACACACCTAG
- a CDS encoding anti-sigma factor has translation MSPDDQHVDDDLLTLLALGEQVGTSDDLAHLAACERCAAEVASLADVAVAARHAAAPTPPPDRVWAAVAAELDLTDRTPPVTTSAEPERDAAEQAGAVVLPLARPRRSWGWVAAAAAAGVLIGGVGTWAAVDRQPSWDVLATAVLDPLPGWEALGSAQVETDSSGHRVLVVDLDDQQDDQGFREVWLLKPDVSGLVSVGTLEGTSGRFDLPAGLDLDEFSVVDVSLEQFDGDPAHSGDSIVRGALDA, from the coding sequence GTGTCGCCGGATGACCAGCACGTGGACGACGACCTGCTGACCCTCCTCGCGCTCGGGGAGCAGGTCGGCACGTCGGACGACCTCGCCCACCTCGCGGCGTGCGAACGGTGCGCGGCCGAGGTCGCGTCGCTCGCCGACGTCGCGGTCGCGGCACGGCACGCCGCCGCACCCACACCCCCGCCCGATCGGGTGTGGGCGGCCGTGGCCGCCGAGCTGGACCTCACCGACCGGACGCCCCCGGTCACGACGAGCGCCGAGCCCGAGCGTGACGCCGCCGAGCAGGCGGGCGCCGTGGTGCTCCCGCTGGCCCGGCCGCGGCGCAGCTGGGGCTGGGTGGCCGCCGCGGCCGCCGCGGGCGTCCTGATCGGCGGGGTCGGCACGTGGGCGGCCGTGGACCGGCAGCCGTCGTGGGACGTGCTCGCGACCGCCGTGCTCGACCCGCTGCCCGGTTGGGAGGCGCTCGGGTCGGCGCAGGTCGAGACCGACTCCTCGGGCCACCGCGTGCTCGTCGTGGACCTCGACGACCAGCAGGACGACCAGGGCTTCCGTGAGGTCTGGCTGCTCAAGCCCGACGTGTCCGGCCTCGTGAGCGTCGGCACGCTCGAGGGCACCTCGGGCCGGTTCGACCTGCCCGCGGGGCTGGACCTCGACGAGTTCTCGGTGGTCGACGTCTCGCTCGAGCAGTTCGACGGCGACCCGGCGCACTCGGGCGACTCGATCGTCCGCGGCGCGCTCGACGCCTGA
- a CDS encoding WXG100 family type VII secretion target — MSTPADALVPPTPSAPIPDFVDMGLHFPDLVSPSYWLMWVIEQVSGVNPMDWVTEHFAGDWEAMSKAATALEHLAVFHERYAAEVTSARGTFEAGWTGNAANAASRYFEGLETAVAAQAEPLRDIAKEVDNVAQGMKSFQDMLVGLLQTLVDYAIAAAISAAAAAASSWTVVGGIVGGGATAFSIAQAARTWMQVIQVHGYAITAVDGLVGLAAGYLGSIHGFSTHPLPAGAYDNPRVP, encoded by the coding sequence ATGAGCACGCCCGCCGACGCGCTGGTCCCGCCCACGCCGTCCGCCCCCATCCCCGACTTCGTCGACATGGGTCTGCACTTCCCGGACCTGGTCAGCCCCAGCTACTGGCTGATGTGGGTGATCGAGCAGGTCAGCGGGGTCAACCCGATGGACTGGGTGACCGAGCACTTCGCCGGCGACTGGGAGGCGATGTCCAAGGCCGCGACCGCGCTCGAGCACCTGGCCGTCTTCCACGAGCGCTACGCGGCCGAGGTCACGTCCGCGCGCGGCACGTTCGAGGCGGGGTGGACCGGCAACGCGGCGAACGCGGCGTCCCGGTACTTCGAGGGCCTCGAGACCGCGGTCGCCGCCCAGGCCGAGCCGCTGCGGGACATCGCCAAGGAGGTCGACAACGTCGCGCAGGGCATGAAGTCGTTCCAGGACATGCTGGTCGGGCTCCTGCAGACGCTCGTCGACTACGCGATCGCGGCGGCCATCTCCGCGGCCGCTGCCGCTGCGAGCTCGTGGACCGTGGTCGGCGGCATCGTCGGCGGCGGTGCCACCGCTTTCTCCATCGCGCAGGCGGCGCGCACGTGGATGCAGGTGATCCAGGTGCACGGCTACGCGATCACCGCGGTCGACGGCCTGGTCGGGCTCGCTGCCGGCTACCTGGGCTCGATCCACGGATTCAGCACGCACCCGCTGCCCGCGGGTGCCTACGACAACCCCCGGGTGCCATGA
- a CDS encoding RNA polymerase sigma factor has protein sequence MSVGTATAPPSRQEQHVTSGLDDRAASRDGDGVEALGAAFAAGDEQAFREAYRRWSTLVHTVALRSLGSASDAEEVTQTVFVDAWRAHARFDPARSRLPAWLVGITRHAVADAHERRARDRRLTEAVEPPAEQVAAADERVVQQIVVRDELDRLGDPQREILRLAFYEDLTHHQIASKMDLPLGTVKSHLRRSLARLRDRWEVEGVAG, from the coding sequence ATGAGCGTGGGCACGGCCACGGCACCCCCGTCCCGTCAGGAGCAGCACGTGACCTCAGGCCTCGACGATCGCGCCGCGTCGCGCGACGGCGACGGGGTCGAGGCGCTGGGTGCGGCGTTCGCCGCAGGCGACGAGCAGGCGTTCCGCGAGGCCTACCGGCGCTGGTCCACGCTCGTGCACACCGTGGCGCTGCGCTCGCTCGGTTCGGCGAGCGACGCCGAGGAGGTGACGCAGACCGTGTTCGTGGACGCGTGGCGGGCGCACGCGCGGTTCGACCCGGCGCGCTCGCGGCTGCCGGCGTGGCTCGTCGGGATCACGCGGCACGCGGTCGCGGACGCGCACGAGCGGCGCGCGCGGGACCGGCGGCTGACCGAGGCCGTCGAGCCGCCCGCCGAGCAGGTGGCCGCGGCCGACGAGCGCGTGGTGCAGCAGATCGTGGTGCGCGACGAGCTGGACCGCCTGGGCGACCCGCAGCGCGAGATCCTGCGGCTCGCGTTCTACGAGGACCTGACGCACCACCAGATCGCCAGCAAGATGGACCTGCCGCTCGGCACCGTGAAGAGTCACCTGCGGCGCAGCCTGGCGCGGCTCCGAGACCGATGGGAGGTGGAAGGTGTCGCCGGATGA
- a CDS encoding nucleoside/nucleotide kinase family protein, with protein sequence MPDRADVADLDLLAARVRALHGAAGRRVVVGIAGSPGAGKTTLAESLVRALGGRAAHVPMDGFHLANATLDALGRRDRKGAPDTFDAWGFVALLRRVRDETAHTVYAPGFRREVDEPVAAEVAVEPGHEVVVVEGNYLLVADEPWGRVRDLLDEAWFVATPSDERERRLVERHVRHGRTEHAALAWARDVDGRNAALVEATASRADLVVVGGRDDEAALAAGRTAGMTPRPAGPGDVAAVHALRRDLEEWMAERGIDQWPVGSLPRERVAAQVAAGQWWVVEDDEGVLATVRVVPADPEYWGEDTTPALYVHGLMVARRAGGRGLGRALVEWAHARAQRAGAVWLRLDHRASNPHLDALYRSWGFEAVGESERPGFRVVLMQRACAAG encoded by the coding sequence ATGCCCGACCGCGCGGACGTCGCGGACCTGGACCTGCTCGCCGCGCGCGTGCGAGCTCTGCACGGGGCGGCGGGCCGGCGCGTGGTCGTCGGCATCGCGGGCAGTCCTGGCGCGGGCAAGACGACGCTCGCCGAGTCGCTCGTGCGCGCGCTGGGTGGGCGCGCCGCGCACGTGCCGATGGACGGCTTCCACCTCGCCAACGCGACGCTCGACGCGCTGGGGCGGCGCGACCGCAAGGGCGCGCCCGACACGTTCGACGCCTGGGGCTTCGTCGCCCTGCTGCGCCGCGTCCGCGACGAGACGGCGCACACCGTGTACGCACCGGGGTTCCGTCGCGAGGTCGACGAGCCGGTGGCCGCCGAGGTCGCCGTCGAGCCCGGGCACGAGGTCGTCGTCGTGGAGGGCAACTACCTGCTGGTGGCCGACGAGCCGTGGGGTCGCGTGCGGGACCTCCTGGACGAGGCGTGGTTCGTCGCGACGCCGTCCGACGAGCGCGAGCGGCGCCTGGTGGAGCGGCACGTCCGGCACGGGCGCACCGAGCACGCCGCGCTGGCGTGGGCGCGGGACGTCGACGGCCGCAACGCCGCGCTGGTGGAGGCGACGGCGTCGCGTGCGGACCTCGTCGTCGTCGGCGGGCGCGACGACGAGGCCGCGCTCGCGGCCGGGCGGACGGCCGGCATGACGCCCCGGCCCGCGGGGCCCGGCGACGTCGCGGCGGTCCACGCGCTGCGGCGCGACCTCGAGGAGTGGATGGCCGAGCGCGGCATCGACCAGTGGCCCGTGGGCTCGCTGCCGCGCGAGCGGGTCGCCGCACAGGTCGCCGCCGGGCAGTGGTGGGTGGTGGAGGACGACGAGGGCGTGCTCGCCACGGTGCGCGTGGTCCCGGCCGACCCCGAGTACTGGGGCGAGGACACGACCCCCGCGCTGTACGTGCACGGCCTGATGGTGGCGCGGCGTGCCGGCGGGCGAGGGCTGGGCCGCGCGCTCGTCGAGTGGGCCCATGCGCGCGCGCAGCGGGCAGGTGCCGTGTGGCTGCGGCTCGACCACCGCGCGAGCAACCCGCACCTCGACGCGCTCTACCGGTCCTGGGGGTTCGAGGCCGTCGGGGAGTCCGAACGTCCCGGGTTCCGCGTGGTGCTCATGCAGCGTGCGTGCGCGGCCGGGTGA
- a CDS encoding DUF3237 domain-containing protein — MPTIPRDASGPGRVGAQWLFTIDALLGEVVDVGMTPTGRRRVIPVVGGTVNGSIEGVVLPGGADWNLEHPDGSVELWARYELRLADGAVVSVLNTALHEPEPSVPILTSPRFDVGDDGPVALRTGAYVGLLEPRLDEGRVRIEVHRLTAV; from the coding sequence GTGCCGACGATCCCACGGGACGCGAGCGGGCCGGGTCGCGTGGGGGCGCAGTGGCTGTTCACGATCGACGCGCTGCTGGGCGAGGTCGTGGACGTGGGGATGACGCCCACGGGTCGGCGCAGGGTCATCCCGGTGGTCGGCGGGACGGTGAACGGCAGCATCGAGGGCGTGGTGCTGCCCGGCGGCGCCGACTGGAACCTCGAGCACCCCGACGGCTCGGTCGAGCTGTGGGCGCGCTACGAGCTGCGCCTGGCCGACGGTGCCGTGGTCTCGGTGCTCAACACCGCGCTGCACGAGCCCGAGCCGTCGGTGCCGATCCTCACCAGCCCCCGGTTCGACGTGGGTGATGACGGTCCCGTCGCGCTGCGGACGGGCGCGTACGTGGGTCTGCTGGAGCCGCGGCTCGACGAGGGCCGCGTCCGCATCGAGGTGCACCGCCTGACCGCGGTCTGA
- a CDS encoding class F sortase — MALTVALGAASACTPPGQADAAPGGAPSPTVVPATPAPAGTTPRADLLPDIPVRRATPPPAVDRPAPERLTIGTGDEAIVMPVDPVGVADDGSMELPPDADRAGWYRYGRTPGDPAGHTVLAAHVDSRLTGIGPLADLDEVEPGTVVTVRTADGTQHRYRTTDVVRLAKDDAPVSAWFAREGPARLVVITCGGAWDAAIGHYADNVVLTAEPVAP; from the coding sequence GTGGCACTGACCGTGGCGCTCGGCGCGGCGTCCGCCTGCACCCCCCCGGGTCAGGCCGACGCCGCGCCGGGCGGCGCACCGTCCCCCACCGTCGTGCCGGCCACCCCTGCACCGGCCGGCACGACGCCCCGGGCGGACCTGCTCCCGGACATACCGGTGCGCCGCGCCACCCCGCCCCCGGCGGTGGACCGGCCCGCCCCGGAACGGCTCACGATCGGGACGGGCGACGAGGCGATCGTCATGCCCGTCGATCCGGTCGGGGTCGCCGACGACGGCTCGATGGAGCTGCCGCCCGATGCGGACCGGGCCGGGTGGTACCGGTACGGCCGGACCCCGGGCGATCCCGCCGGGCACACGGTGCTGGCGGCGCACGTCGACTCGCGCCTGACCGGCATCGGACCGCTCGCGGACCTCGACGAGGTCGAGCCCGGCACCGTGGTCACGGTCCGCACCGCGGACGGCACGCAGCACCGCTACCGCACCACCGACGTGGTCCGGCTCGCCAAGGACGACGCCCCCGTGTCCGCCTGGTTCGCACGTGAGGGGCCCGCGCGGCTCGTCGTGATCACGTGCGGGGGGGCGTGGGACGCCGCGATAGGGCACTATGCCGACAACGTCGTGCTCACCGCCGAGCCTGTCGCGCCATGA
- a CDS encoding heme-degrading domain-containing protein, translating into MTDDDEGRLRALVAELEAQRGELVLDRFTHDDAWELGSWLWRTAVERDLPVAISIRHGEQRVFAAARPGTSADNDAWIERKERLVRRCATASFLVGRRLALSGGRLEDAGMDPLLHAAAGGCVPVVVRDVGMVGTVTVSGLPQADDHALVVEALRALHAR; encoded by the coding sequence ATGACGGACGACGACGAGGGCCGGCTGCGCGCGCTGGTCGCGGAGCTGGAGGCGCAGCGCGGCGAGCTGGTGCTGGACCGGTTCACGCACGACGACGCGTGGGAGCTCGGCAGCTGGCTGTGGCGCACGGCCGTCGAGCGGGACCTGCCCGTCGCGATCAGCATCCGGCACGGCGAGCAGCGCGTGTTCGCGGCCGCGCGGCCGGGCACGTCGGCCGACAACGACGCGTGGATCGAGCGCAAGGAGCGGCTGGTCCGCCGCTGCGCGACCGCGTCGTTCCTGGTCGGCCGGCGGCTCGCGCTGTCCGGCGGACGGCTCGAGGACGCGGGGATGGACCCGCTGCTGCACGCCGCGGCCGGCGGGTGCGTCCCGGTGGTGGTGCGGGACGTGGGGATGGTCGGCACCGTCACGGTCTCCGGGCTGCCGCAGGCCGACGACCACGCGCTCGTCGTCGAGGCCTTGCGCGCGCTGCACGCGCGCTGA
- a CDS encoding SPFH domain-containing protein — protein sequence MGFADKLRGQLIDIIEFLDDSRDTIVWRFPRQGNEIKNEAQLIVREGQVAVFENEGQIADVFGPGRYVLETKNLPILTTLKGWKYGFNSPFKAEVYFVATRQFTDFKWGTQHPITLRDPEFGMVRLRAFGTYALQVADPSALLRQLVGTDSNFRTDEIGEFFRQNIIGHLAPAIASSGIAMLDLAANQQSLSAKLAPALTAELAEYGVKIPRFVIENVSLPPEVEAALDKRTQMGVLGDLDQYTRFQTANAIGDAANNPGGAGEGLGLGVGMAMGTQMAQSIQAANAPRTAAAPAAGGPPPLPVTDEMWFYAVAGTQAGPVTPEDLGAQVRAGQVTRETLVWKQGLAAWTPAGDVPQLGALFAATPPPLPPVPPTGA from the coding sequence ATGGGCTTCGCTGACAAGCTGCGCGGGCAGCTGATCGACATCATCGAGTTCCTGGACGACAGCAGGGACACGATCGTGTGGCGGTTCCCCCGGCAGGGGAACGAGATCAAGAACGAGGCCCAGCTGATCGTCCGCGAGGGCCAGGTGGCCGTCTTCGAGAACGAGGGCCAGATCGCCGACGTGTTCGGCCCGGGCCGCTACGTGCTCGAGACCAAGAACCTGCCCATCCTCACCACGCTCAAGGGCTGGAAGTACGGTTTCAACTCGCCGTTCAAGGCCGAGGTGTACTTCGTCGCGACGCGTCAGTTCACGGACTTCAAGTGGGGGACGCAGCACCCGATCACGCTGCGCGACCCCGAGTTCGGGATGGTCCGGCTGCGCGCGTTCGGCACGTACGCGCTGCAGGTCGCGGACCCGTCCGCGCTGCTGCGCCAGCTGGTGGGCACGGACTCCAACTTCCGCACCGACGAGATCGGCGAGTTCTTCCGCCAGAACATCATCGGCCACCTGGCGCCCGCGATCGCGAGCTCCGGGATCGCCATGCTGGACCTGGCCGCGAACCAGCAGTCGCTGTCCGCCAAGCTCGCGCCCGCCCTGACCGCCGAGCTCGCCGAGTACGGCGTCAAGATCCCCCGGTTCGTCATCGAGAACGTGTCGTTGCCGCCCGAGGTGGAGGCCGCGCTCGACAAGCGCACCCAGATGGGCGTGCTGGGCGACCTGGACCAGTACACGCGGTTCCAGACCGCGAACGCGATCGGCGACGCCGCGAACAACCCGGGCGGTGCCGGCGAGGGCCTGGGCCTAGGCGTCGGGATGGCGATGGGCACGCAGATGGCCCAGTCCATCCAGGCCGCCAACGCGCCCCGGACCGCCGCGGCACCCGCGGCCGGCGGTCCGCCGCCGCTGCCGGTGACCGACGAGATGTGGTTCTACGCCGTCGCCGGCACGCAGGCCGGTCCGGTCACGCCCGAGGACCTCGGTGCCCAGGTGCGTGCGGGGCAGGTCACGCGCGAGACGCTGGTGTGGAAGCAGGGCCTGGCCGCCTGGACGCCCGCGGGTGACGTCCCGCAGCTCGGCGCCCTGTTCGCCGCGACGCCTCCGCCGCTGCCGCCCGTCCCGCCGACGGGAGCCTGA
- a CDS encoding endo-1,4-beta-xylanase, whose translation MTIPRRGHPGRLAAAAGGLVAAALAVALAVPATAAGSTLQAAAAESGRYFGTAIAASRLNDGTYSSIANREFNMITAENEMKMDATEPQRGQFNFSSGDQIVSWARQNGKKVRGHALAWHSQQPGWMQNMSGSALRQAMLDHVTQVATHYRGQVYAWDVVNEAFADGSSGARRDSNLQRTGNDWIEAAFRAARAADPNAKLCYNDYNTDNWSHAKTQAVYSMVRDFKSRGVPIDCVGFQAHFNSGNPVPSNYHTTLQNFAALGVDVQITELDIEGSGTSQAQQYQGVVQACLSEARCTGITVWGVRDTDSWRASGTPLLFDGSGNKKAAYTSVLNALNAGGTSVTPGPTNPTPGPTNPTTNPTTPPPTTGGSCTATYSEGQKWGDRFNGTVTIRANGNISSWTSVVTVRSPQKVIATWNGSPSWDWSGNVMTVRPSGNGALASGQTTSFGFTVQHNGTWTWPSVTCVAS comes from the coding sequence ATGACGATCCCACGCAGGGGCCATCCCGGCCGTCTCGCCGCCGCAGCCGGCGGGCTGGTCGCCGCCGCGCTCGCCGTGGCACTCGCCGTCCCGGCCACCGCGGCCGGGAGCACGCTGCAGGCCGCCGCCGCCGAGAGCGGCCGGTACTTCGGCACCGCCATCGCCGCGAGCAGGCTCAACGACGGCACGTACAGCAGCATCGCGAACCGCGAGTTCAACATGATCACCGCGGAGAACGAGATGAAGATGGACGCCACCGAGCCGCAGCGCGGCCAGTTCAACTTCAGCAGCGGCGACCAGATCGTCAGCTGGGCCCGGCAGAACGGCAAGAAGGTGCGCGGTCACGCGCTCGCGTGGCACTCGCAGCAGCCCGGCTGGATGCAGAACATGTCCGGCAGCGCGCTGCGGCAGGCCATGCTCGACCACGTCACGCAGGTGGCCACGCACTACCGCGGCCAGGTCTACGCGTGGGACGTGGTCAACGAGGCGTTCGCCGACGGCTCGTCGGGCGCCCGTCGCGACTCCAACCTGCAGCGCACGGGCAACGACTGGATCGAGGCGGCGTTCCGCGCCGCACGCGCCGCGGACCCGAACGCCAAGCTCTGCTACAACGACTACAACACCGACAACTGGTCGCACGCCAAGACGCAGGCCGTCTACTCGATGGTCCGCGACTTCAAGTCGCGCGGCGTTCCGATCGACTGCGTCGGGTTCCAGGCGCACTTCAACTCGGGCAACCCGGTGCCCTCGAACTACCACACGACGCTGCAGAACTTCGCGGCGCTGGGCGTGGACGTCCAGATCACCGAGCTGGACATCGAGGGCTCCGGGACGTCGCAGGCCCAGCAGTACCAGGGCGTGGTCCAGGCGTGCCTGTCCGAGGCGCGGTGCACCGGCATCACGGTCTGGGGCGTGCGCGACACGGACTCGTGGCGCGCGTCCGGCACGCCGCTGCTGTTCGACGGGTCCGGCAACAAGAAGGCCGCGTACACGAGCGTCCTCAACGCGCTGAACGCGGGCGGCACGTCCGTCACGCCCGGTCCGACGAACCCCACGCCGGGTCCGACGAACCCCACCACCAACCCCACGACGCCGCCGCCCACGACGGGCGGCTCGTGCACCGCGACGTACTCGGAGGGCCAGAAGTGGGGTGACCGCTTCAACGGCACGGTGACCATCCGCGCCAACGGGAACATCTCGAGCTGGACGTCGGTGGTGACCGTCAGGTCGCCGCAGAAGGTGATCGCCACCTGGAACGGCTCGCCGTCCTGGGACTGGTCCGGCAACGTCATGACGGTCCGCCCCAGCGGGAACGGGGCGCTCGCCTCGGGTCAGACGACCTCGTTCGGCTTCACGGTCCAGCACAACGGCACCTGGACGTGGCCCAGCGTCACGTGCGTGGCCTCGTGA
- a CDS encoding DUF4397 domain-containing protein — protein MRARTIACGTAAVATLGLALVATPASAADDAQLSVLHGVPDLTVDVWVDGKLTLDDFAPGDLAGPLDLPAGTYTVAITASDAEDDSDPAIGPVDLELAAGGSYTAAAHLDADGQPTATLFTNDISTTAAGEGRLTVRHIAAAPAVDVLAGGDAVVSGLENPDEAVLDLPAGTVSASVVAAGTTEPTLLGPADVDVAEGSNVIVYAWGDASADPSSLALATQVIDGLHSDPTAVQAGELGLAAAQDQGPAAWLWAVGALVVAAGIGTGLAARRSTVRG, from the coding sequence ATGCGCGCACGAACGATCGCCTGCGGCACCGCTGCCGTGGCCACCCTCGGACTCGCTCTCGTCGCCACGCCCGCGAGCGCGGCGGACGACGCCCAGCTCTCCGTGCTGCACGGCGTGCCGGACCTGACCGTCGACGTGTGGGTCGACGGCAAGCTCACGCTCGACGACTTCGCGCCCGGCGACCTGGCCGGCCCGCTCGACCTGCCCGCGGGCACCTACACGGTCGCGATCACCGCGTCCGACGCCGAGGACGACAGCGACCCGGCCATCGGCCCGGTGGACCTCGAGCTCGCGGCGGGCGGCAGCTACACCGCCGCGGCGCACCTGGACGCGGACGGCCAGCCGACCGCGACGCTGTTCACCAACGACATCTCGACGACGGCGGCGGGCGAGGGCCGGCTGACCGTGCGGCACATCGCGGCGGCCCCGGCGGTCGACGTGCTGGCGGGCGGCGACGCGGTGGTCTCGGGCCTGGAGAACCCCGACGAGGCCGTGCTCGACCTCCCGGCGGGCACCGTCTCGGCGTCGGTCGTCGCGGCGGGCACCACCGAGCCGACGCTCCTGGGCCCGGCCGACGTGGACGTCGCCGAGGGCTCCAACGTGATCGTCTACGCGTGGGGCGACGCGAGCGCCGACCCGTCGAGCCTCGCGCTGGCGACCCAGGTGATCGACGGCCTGCACAGCGACCCGACGGCCGTCCAGGCCGGTGAGCTGGGCCTCGCCGCCGCACAGGACCAGGGTCCGGCGGCGTGGCTGTGGGCGGTCGGCGCGCTCGTCGTGGCAGCCGGCATCGGCACGGGCCTGGCTGCCCGGCGCTCCACGGTCCGGGGCTGA
- a CDS encoding DUF4386 domain-containing protein — translation MDTDRRTARLAGALYLLTFASSIPALLLLSPVLDDARYVLGPGADARVTAGLLLDLVNAAACVGTAVVLHRLLRADAPARALGFVTSRVLEAAIIAVGVLSLLAVLTLRQDVAAGAVPDEGAALVTAHALVALRDWTFLLGPGLVSAVNAALLGSVLLQHRRVPRAIPLLGVVGAPLQIVSVLLTALGHNSQLSALSAVAVLPIFAWELSLGVWLVARGLRRPA, via the coding sequence GTGGACACCGATCGCCGCACCGCGCGCCTCGCGGGTGCGCTCTACCTGCTGACGTTCGCCTCCTCGATCCCGGCGCTGCTGCTGCTGAGCCCGGTGCTCGACGACGCGCGCTACGTGCTGGGTCCGGGCGCGGACGCACGCGTCACGGCGGGGCTGCTGCTGGACCTGGTCAACGCGGCCGCATGCGTGGGGACCGCGGTGGTGCTGCACCGCCTGCTGCGGGCCGACGCGCCCGCCCGCGCGCTCGGCTTCGTGACGTCACGCGTGCTCGAGGCCGCGATCATCGCGGTCGGCGTGCTGAGCCTGCTCGCGGTGCTGACGCTGCGGCAGGACGTCGCGGCCGGGGCGGTGCCCGACGAGGGCGCCGCGCTGGTGACCGCGCACGCGCTGGTCGCGCTGCGCGACTGGACGTTCCTGCTGGGCCCGGGCCTGGTCTCGGCCGTGAACGCGGCGCTGCTCGGCTCGGTGCTGCTGCAGCACCGGCGCGTGCCGCGCGCCATCCCGCTGCTGGGCGTGGTGGGTGCGCCGCTGCAGATCGTGTCGGTGCTGCTGACCGCGCTCGGGCACAACAGCCAGCTCTCGGCGCTGTCCGCGGTCGCGGTCCTGCCGATCTTCGCGTGGGAGCTGTCGCTCGGCGTGTGGCTCGTGGCGCGGGGTCTGCGCCGGCCCGCGTGA